The Betta splendens chromosome 4, fBetSpl5.4, whole genome shotgun sequence genome contains a region encoding:
- the cyldl gene encoding ubiquitin carboxyl-terminal hydrolase CYLD, which yields MNSSDNQYFIITTHVFLNPGRICYISGYKYRSASQHSGSSVKLSVTPLGTLSGLPQDIDRTCLSELEEDEAELLQALPEDGERLEWFKQRHALQRFLQLTEGVNVAVEHKGKELRGIIRYIGRKTEPSYLVPLSGRVFGIELQGEDRGKGDSDGNYSHKRRFLCEHNCALFVPFSRLLFPSPQQQTEDLCPGDRVTYFMNNIGFPGMVVDVVEENGQHFVKISTDKDENGKTGGEVKVPLDCVAKGEVPTEPVSMLMDTAAAEPKLGLSMELTVNSVVEVTLASGNTFGIIRWIGKLPDRQETMAGLELEEDIGVSDGTFKGQRLFLCTPKKALFVKLSSCRPDSRFQSISATPMEKIPKLEESVDSDTELSRRRLDTVPPVSTEQVQQILVGRMKGIQGHCNSCYMDAALFGLFSCSSVLDSMLFKSTTPQDAPIQKTLLHDIVNPLRSQGFVEGRHIMKLRQQLQKLGYSHSFTTDEKDPEEFLIVIMHHILALDPLLKLSAGGKLQESYCYQIFLDQNHSLVLPTVQQLLEHSFHSTGLKLGEVPSCLILQMPRFGKKFKMFDKIVPSLQLDVTDLLTEGPQQCILCGNLAEEECPDCFKDPVFSQTGFKVFCKTCSSKVHSHPQRQFHKPAALEIPLAYRGHVLTRDKLELFAVLCIETSHYVSFVKHGPAKDDWIFFDSMADRQGERDGFNIPEVHACPEVGMYLEMAPAELANQVPRDMKGVAKRLFCDAYMYLYQSTNMCLYR from the exons ATGAATTCATCAGACAACCAGTACTTCATCATAACGACACACGTTTTTTTAAACCCTGGACGCATATGTTACATCTCTGGGTATAAATACAGATCCGCTTCTCAGCACAGTGGCTCCAGCGTGAAGCTGTCAGTCACGCCTTTGGGCACACTAAGCGGGCTGCCTCAGGACATAGACAGGACCTGCCTgagcgagctggaggaggatgaagctgagCTGCTACAGGCTCTGCCCGAGGACGGGGAACGACTGGAGTGGTTCAAACAGAGACACGCTCTTCAGAGGTTTCTACAACTCACTGAAGGAGTCAATGTTGCTGTGGAGCACAAAGGAAAGGAGCTGAGAGGCATCATCCGCTACATCGGAAGGAAGACGGAGCCATCGTACTTGGTTCCTTTATCAGGACGGGTTTTTGGGATtgaactgcag gGAGAGGACAGGGGAAAGGGGGACTCTGATGGAAACTACAGCCACAAGAGACGCTTTTTGTGTGAACATAACTGTGCTCTTTTCGTCCCATTCTCCAGACTCTTGTTTCCTTCCCCTCAGCAACAAACAGAAGATTTGTGTCCAGGTGATAGAGTCACCTACTTCATGAATAATATTGGTTTCCCTGGTATGGTGGTGGATGTGGTTGAAGAGAATGGACAACACTTTGTTAAGATTTCAACA GACAAAGATGAGAATGGGAAGACAGGTGGAGAAGTTAAAGTTCCACTAGACTGCGTTGCAAAGGGAGAGGTGCCCACAG AGCCAGTCAGCATGCTCATGGATACAGCCGCTGCTGAACCAAAGCTCGGTCTGTCCATGGAGCTGACTGTTAACTCTGTGGTAGAGGTGACGTTGGCTTCAGGAAATACATTTGGAATCATCCGCTGGATTGGCAAATTGCCTGATCGACAGGAGACTATGGCAGGACTGGAGCTG GAGGAAGACATAGGAGTGAGTGACGGGACCTTTAAAGGTCAACGTTTATTCCTCTGCACTCCAAAGAAAGCTCTGTTTGTGAAACTGAGTTCTTGTCGACCGGACTCGCGCTTTCAGAGCATATCTGCAACTCCCATGGAGAAGATACCAAAACTGGAAGAATCAG TTGATTCAGATACAGAGCTCAGTAGAAGGAGGCTCGACACCGTTCCTCCTGTTAGCACTGAGCAGGTTCAGCAGATTCTGGTTGGACGAATGAAGGGGATCCAAGGGCACTGTAATTCCTGCTACATGGACGCTGCGCTCTTTGG tttgttttcctgctcatcTGTGTTGGACTCCATGCTTTTTAAATCAACAACACCCCAAGATGCCCCAATTCAGAAAACTCTGCTCCATGACATCGTCAACCCCCTCCGCAG TCAGGGCTTTGTGGAAGGGCGGCACATCATGAAGCTccgacagcagctgcagaaactcGGCTACAGTCACTCTTTCACCACGGACGAGAAGG ACCCAGAGGAGTTCCTCATTGTCATCATGCACCACATCCTCGCTCTGGATCCTCTGCTCAAACT ctcAGCTGGTGGTAAATTGCAGGAGAGTTATTGCTATCAGATCTTCCTGGACCAAAACCACAGCTTGGTTCTGCCTacagttcagcagctgctggaacaTTCCTTCCACAGTACAGGACTGAAGCTGGGAGAG GTGCCGTCCTGCCTCATCCTCCAAATGCCTCGCTTTGGAAAGAAATTCAAGATGTTTGATAAGATTGTTCCCTCCCTGCAGCTGGACGTCACTGATCTCCTCACTGAAG GACCTCAGCAGTGCATACTGTGTGGAAACCTGGCTGAGGAAGAGTGCCCAGACTGTTTCAAAGATCCAGTTTTCAGCCAGACAGGATTCAAAGTCTTCTGCAAGACGTGCTCATCAAAG gTGCACTCTCATCCTCAACGCCAGTTCCATaaacctgctgctctggaaaTTCCCTTGGCTTACCGGGGTCACGTTCTGACCAGAGACAAGCTGGAGCTGTTCGCTGTGCTCTGTATTGAGACAAGCCACTATGTGTCCTTTGTCAAACATGGACCAGCAAAGGACGACTGGATCTTCTTCGACAGcatggcagacagacagg GGGAGAGAGACGGCTTCAACATCCCAGAGGTGCACGCCTGTCCTGAAGTCGGCATGTACCTGGAGATGGCGCCAGCTGAACTGGCCAATCAGGTGCCACGAGACATGAAAGGCGTGGCCAAGCGTCTCTTCTGTGACGCCTACATGTACCTGTATCAGAGCACCAACATGTGTCTGTACCGCTGA